The genomic segment GGCCGGGGCAAAACTGGCAGCGGGTGGAGGTCTCGACGCGCCCGCGATAGCGGCGGAAGACGGGGTTGTTCCAGATGGTTTGCCAGTCGTCGCGGAGGAGATTGCCGGCATTTACCCCCACACCCCGCGCCGCCATCACCGATCCATCCGGCTCAATCCGCACCGCCACGTCGCCGGCGCAGCGCGGCCCTTGCCGCACCTGCTGCGCCAGCGTCAGACCGTCGTCCCGCTCCACGGGCGGATGCCACAAGTAGGCCACGCGAGCCTGGTCGGCCGCCTCCTCCACCTGCGCGGCCACCTGGCGCATCGCCGGCGCCGGAATCGCGCCCGTCCCATCCTCTTCCGCCGTGGTGGCGATGGCAAAAAAGGAGACGTTGAATACTTGCAGCGACAGCAGCGCATTCAGCGTTGCCTCCAGATGGTCAACCGTGCTCGCTACCAGCGGCGTCAGGCCGACGTCCGCCATTTCCAGCACCTGCGTGCGGCGGAAAAGCACCTCGGCGGCGGCGTGGTCGCCCGTGCCCAGGAGGGCATCATGGATGGCCGCGTCCGCCGCGGCATAAAACGCCGTTACGTGGTCCAGGCCGGCCAGCGCCAGATCGTCGAGCAGGGTTCCCGCGCCCAGGTCGGTGGCCCGCCCACTGACGCCGCAGATCAGTCCCAGGTCTTCGGCCCGTTCCACGGCGCGCACCAGGTCGGCGGCGTTGGGGTGCGGCGGAACGAGGATGGTCACGTGGGGGATGCCCACATCCCAGAGGCGACCTAAAATTGGGATGATCTGCGCAGGGGGGGCCAGGGGCACGGTGGCTTCCAGCGGCGCGATCAAGGAGACCGCGCGCGATGAGAAGGCGGCGTCTTCCAGGTTGAAGATGGGGAAGCGGTCGCCCGGTTCCACGAGGTCGCGCAGCAACATTTTGACCTGCGCCAGGTCGTGTTCCAGGCGCACGGCTTCGCCGTTGTGGAAACGAGCCTGCAATTCGCGCAAAATGTCCGGTTCGCCGCGCTCATCCAGCAGCGCTTTGGCGATGACCACGCCCACGGGGGAGAGACGGGCGGCGGCGGTGGCGTTGGCGATGAGCATGCCGCTGCCGTCTGGCTCCACGCGCAGGTGTAGGCGCGTGATTTGTCCGTCCGTCTCGCGTAGGGTGTGGTAGAGGCCGGGCGGGACGGGTGCGGGCGGCTGTGGGCGGCGGATGTTGAATAGTCTGTCAAAGAGTCCGGTCGTCATGGGACAAGCTCCTGGAAAGGCGGAAGGGGGGGCGGCTCATGGGTTTGCCTGTTTCCTGGCCTGGGCGTCGGGGGGGGAAATGGGGATGTTGTGGAGGGGGATTCGTGCCGGCATTTCGCCGCCGCCGCGCACCTCGGCGCGCGTCATGTGCGCGGTGGGGATGAAGCCGGTGGCATTGGTTTCACAACTGCCGCTGCTGCATCCGGCGCAGCCGCCGCCGGAGGCGACGCGGTGGCCGTCGCGGGCTTCGCGTTCAATGCGGCAGCCGCCGCCGCAGAGGGGCAAATCCGGGCATTCCCAGCATTTTTCCGGCAGACCGGCCCAGCGGGGGTCTTGTTCGCGGTCGCGGAAGGTGCGGAAGAGGTGGCTGTTCCAGATGGATTCCCAGGGGTCGCGCAGGATGTTGCCGGCACTGACGTAATACGATTGGCACGGCAGCACGTCTCCGTTGGGTTCGATGCAGAGGGAGTATTCGCCGGCGTTGCAGCGCTTGGCCCCGATTTCCAGTTCGACGGGGGACATGCGGCAGTATTCGGTGGGGGTGTACCAGAGGAAGCGCATCCCTAATTCGGCGGCATGATCACGGACGCGGATGAGAAGTGCCGGCATTTCCTCCTCCAAAATCGCGCTCGGATGGGCAAAACCGCCGCCGCTGTAAATCATCCCATTCATGGCGAACGTGCGAATTCCCAGGTCGTAGAGGAAATCAACAATCTCCTCTACATGCCCCATATTCGCCCGCATCAATGTGGTGTTCGTGATCACATGCACGCGGCTGGCGACCGCGTTCTGGATGCCGCGCACCGTCTGCCCGAACGATCTCGCCCCCTGGCGCTCGCCGGACATTATCTGGTCATGCACGTCGGGGCGCGACGAACCCAGCGTCACCTGCACATGGTTCAGCCCCGCGTCCGCCAGGGTCTCCATGTATGGCTGATGGGCAATGCGCCGCCCATTCGTGTTCAGCCCGACGATGTGTCCCAGGTTGTCGGCGTAACGGATGATGGCCGGCAAATCCGGGTGCAATGTCGCCTCTCCG from the Ardenticatenales bacterium genome contains:
- a CDS encoding radical SAM protein, which translates into the protein MVALSETLRQRARAWLTPPPLAQEPPPGLHTYRLRRRNEHDHLDTRRLHFRVEPDGSGVLFIDVTDVIHLNPTAALMAYMALEEVPPTQARQQLRAQFRGVSRGQLERELGDMYALVDGVRRLDNGCPTCALGDVPRTALFSTPVHAPYKVDMALTYGCNNTCAHCYNEPDRYEMASLRREDWFRIIDKLHDVGVPHLILTGGEATLHPDLPAIIRYADNLGHIVGLNTNGRRIAHQPYMETLADAGLNHVQVTLGSSRPDVHDQIMSGERQGARSFGQTVRGIQNAVASRVHVITNTTLMRANMGHVEEIVDFLYDLGIRTFAMNGMIYSGGGFAHPSAILEEEMPALLIRVRDHAAELGMRFLWYTPTEYCRMSPVELEIGAKRCNAGEYSLCIEPNGDVLPCQSYYVSAGNILRDPWESIWNSHLFRTFRDREQDPRWAGLPEKCWECPDLPLCGGGCRIEREARDGHRVASGGGCAGCSSGSCETNATGFIPTAHMTRAEVRGGGEMPARIPLHNIPISPPDAQARKQANP
- a CDS encoding SPASM domain-containing protein; its protein translation is MTTGLFDRLFNIRRPQPPAPVPPGLYHTLRETDGQITRLHLRVEPDGSGMLIANATAAARLSPVGVVIAKALLDERGEPDILRELQARFHNGEAVRLEHDLAQVKMLLRDLVEPGDRFPIFNLEDAAFSSRAVSLIAPLEATVPLAPPAQIIPILGRLWDVGIPHVTILVPPHPNAADLVRAVERAEDLGLICGVSGRATDLGAGTLLDDLALAGLDHVTAFYAAADAAIHDALLGTGDHAAAEVLFRRTQVLEMADVGLTPLVASTVDHLEATLNALLSLQVFNVSFFAIATTAEEDGTGAIPAPAMRQVAAQVEEAADQARVAYLWHPPVERDDGLTLAQQVRQGPRCAGDVAVRIEPDGSVMAARGVGVNAGNLLRDDWQTIWNNPVFRRYRGRVETSTRCQFCPGLAICAADCPAEPAGWARITVNS